The Trichosurus vulpecula isolate mTriVul1 chromosome 3, mTriVul1.pri, whole genome shotgun sequence genome includes a window with the following:
- the RHOB gene encoding rho-related GTP-binding protein RhoB, producing MAAIRKKLVVVGDGACGKTCLLIVFSKDEFPEVYVPTVFENYVADIEVDGKQVELALWDTAGQEDYDRLRPLSYPDTDVILMCFSVDSPDSLENIPEKWVPEVKHFCPNVPIILVANKKDLRNDEHVRNELARMKQEPVRTEDGRAMAVRIQAYDYLECSAKTKEGVREVFETATRAALQKRYGSQTGCVNCCKVL from the coding sequence AAGAAGCTTGTGGTGGTGGGCGACGGCGCGTGCGGCAAGACGTGCCTGCTGATCGTGTTTAGCAAGGACGAGTTCCCCGAGGTGTACGTGCCCACGGTGTTCGAGAACTACGTGGCCGACATCGAGGTGGACGGCAAGCAGGTGGAGCTGGCGCTCTGGGACACGGCCGGCCAGGAGGACTACGACCGCCTGCGGCCGCTCTCCTACCCGGACACGGACGTGATCCTCATGTGCTTCTCGGTGGACAGCCCGGACTCGCTGGAGAATATCCCCGAGAAGTGGGTGCCCGAGGTGAAGCACTTCTGCCCCAACGTGCCCATCATCCTAGTGGCCAACAAGAAGGACCTCCGCAACGACGAGCACGTGCGCAACGAGCTGGCGCGCATGAAGCAGGAGCCGGTGCGCACCGAGGACGGCCGCGCCATGGCCGTGCGCATCCAGGCCTACGACTACCTCGAGTGCTCGGCCAAGACCAAGGAGGGCGTGCGCGAGGTCTTCGAGACAGCCACCCGCGCCGCGCTCCAGAAGCGCTACGGCTCGCAGACCGGCTGCGTCAACTGCTGCAAAGTGCTCTGA